A region of Mobula birostris isolate sMobBir1 chromosome X, sMobBir1.hap1, whole genome shotgun sequence DNA encodes the following proteins:
- the klhl11 gene encoding kelch-like protein 11: MAEAPTGEGGGGDADDEADYFDSKSHCLELSRRQNEQRKRGLFCDLTLSVGGREFRAHRSVLAAATEYFEPLLGGNFEESRSERVEMRNWSTQPGPDPDTVEAVIQYMYTGAIRVCTGTVHEVLELADRFLLLQLKEFCGEFLKKKLNLTNCVAVHSLAHMYSLDQLALKAADMIRRDFYKVIWDDEFYTLPFHLVRDWLSDSEITVDSEEVLFEAVVKWVHRNPEEREKHFEELFKLLRLPQMKPTYLTRIIKSEQLVAGSASCLRLVAEAVEGHALRSENQQPASPDSWASHVVPFQPRFGQNMDVIMVVGGVSEGGDYLSECVGYFVDEDRWVNLPHIHNHLDGHAMAVTESHVYVAGSMEPGFAKTVERYSPNRNSWEQLSNLITRKHSFGLMAVKQHLYSIGGHGNFSPGFKDVDVYEPENDRWHHLQSAPKILRDVKAISVEDRYVYVTARSPVETDNEDGLGTVSAKYDTDTREWQDVESLPLLDNYCAFQTAVSTTNFYHTASCCPKCYPVTDSEAKRKISSAAADEILESLPPEVLSIEGAAVCYFRDDVFIIGGWKNSDDIDKQYRKEAYRYCAERKRWMLLPPMPQPRCRATACHVRVPFRYLHGAQRYPMPQNLARQRERLQQMQQLHRRSLILRRQQQPQVDC; this comes from the exons ATGGCGGAGGCTCCGACCGGGGAAGGCGGCGGCGGTGACGCCGACGACGAGGCCGATTACTTCGACTCGAAGAGCCACTGCCTGGAGCTGTCGCGCCGGCAGAACGAGCAGCGGAAGCGCGGCCTCTTCTGCGACCTGACGCTGTCGGTGGGGGGCCGCGAGTTCCGCGCCCACCGCTCGGTGCTGGCCGCCGCCACCGAGTACTTCGAGCCGCTGCTCGGCGGCAACTTCGAGGAGTCGCGCTCCGAGCGGGTGGAGATGCGCAACTGGAGCACCCAGCCCGGCCCCGACCCCGACACCGTCGAGGCCGTCATCCAGTACATGTACACCGGCGCCATCCGCGTCTGCACCGGCACCGTCCACGAAGTGCTGGAGCTGGCCGACAG GTTCCTCTTGCTCCAGCTGAAGGAATTCTGTGGGGAGTTTCTGAAGAAGAAGCTGAACCTTACGAACTGCGTGGCCGTTCACAGCCTGGCCCACATGTACTCCCTGGACCAGCTGGCGCTGAAAGCGGCAGACATGATTCGCAGGGACTTCTACAAGGTGATCTGGGACGATGAGTTCTACACGCTGCCCTTCCACCTGGTCAGGGACTGGCTGTCGGACTCTGAGATCACGGTGGACTCTGAGGAAGTTCTGTTTGAAGCGGTGGTGAAGTGGGTGCACCGGAACCCCGAGGAAAGGGAGAAGCACTTCGAGGAGTTGTTCAAACTCTTGCGGTTGCCCCAGATGAAGCCCACCTACCTCACCCGCATCATTAAGTCCGAGCAGCTGGTGGCGGGTAGCGCCAGCTGCCTGCGGCTGGTGGCAGAGGCAGTGGAGGGACACGCGCTGAGGTCGGAGAACCAGCAGCCGGCCAGCCCGGACAGCTGGGCGTCGCACGTGGTGCCCTTCCAGCCCCGCTTTGGCCAGAACATGGACGTCATCATGGTGGTGGGCGGCGTGTCGGAGGGCGGGGACTACCTCAGCGAGTGCGTGGGCTACTTCGTTGACGAGGACCGGTGGGTGAACCTCCCCCACATCCACAACCACCTGGACGGCCACGCCATGGCCGTCACCGAGTCCCACGTCTACGTGGCGGGCTCCATGGAGCCCGGGTTCGCGAAGACGGTGGAGCGCTACAGCCCCAACCGCAACAGCTGGGAGCAGCTGAGCAACCTGATCACCAGGAAGCACTCCTTCGGCCTGATGGCGGTGAAGCAGCACCTGTACAGCATCGGGGGCCACGGCAACTTCAGCCCGGGCTTCAAGGACGTCGACGTCTACGAGCCCGAGAACGACAGGTGGCACCACCTGCAGTCGGCGCCCAAGATCCTGCGCGACGTCAAGGCCATCAGCGTGGAGGACCGCTACGTGTACGTCACCGCTCGCAGCCCCGTGGAAACCGACAACGAGGATGGGCTGGGGACCGTCAGCGCCAAGTACGACACGGACACGAGGGAGTGGCAGGACGTGGAGTCCCTGCCGCTGCTGGATAACTACTGTGCCTTCCAGACGGCCGTCTCCACCACGAACTTCTACCACACGGCCTCCTGCTGCCCCAAGTGTTACCCCGTGACGGACAGCGAGGCGAAGCGGAAAATCTCCAGCGCCGCGGCCGACGAGATCCTGGAGAGCCTGCCCCCGGAGGTGCTGAGTATAGAGGGGGCGGCCGTCTGCTACTTCCGCGACGATGTCTTCATCATCGGCGGCTGGAAGAACAGCGACGACATAGACAAGCAGTACCGGAAGGAGGCATACCGCTACTGCGCCGAGCGGAAGCGCTGGATGCTGCTGCCCCCCATGCCCCAGCCCCGGTGCCGGGCGACCGCCTGCCACGTGAGGGTCCCGTTCCGGTACCTGCACGGGGCGCAGAGGTACCCAATGCCACAGAACCTGGCCAGGCAGCGGGAGAGGCTGCAGCAGATGCAGCAGCTACACCGGCGTTCTCTGATCCTCAGGCGACAGCAGCAGCCCCAGGTCGACTGCTGA